From one Lycium barbarum isolate Lr01 chromosome 6, ASM1917538v2, whole genome shotgun sequence genomic stretch:
- the LOC132645747 gene encoding uncharacterized protein LOC132645747 isoform X2 — protein sequence MLSHKSWDFLKILLVFDMVQDLSSSRGVLFFFIPLIVQSPYRGKGKRVGKPYRGGGQGHLGGAQPKGFQGASQIQGGPSKVKPPSSVPGNSASVGPPPRMVSCEICKVECNTPEVLEQHKNGKKHKKNLKAYEERQKLNQRMDGAHGHQTTPTVSYQPAVEGSGQLPLGHLPSETVTGDGQLQPQEKFPPPAVIEGDGSITEKQKVEETAPVDHVQGQGRGVKRSLRGGGRGGKLMKLQNGSRKPSVVPPKPQKMVPLICELCNVKCESVVVFQSHLAGKKHLSNVKDFQGQQQMVGQAALQALYPALQALYPALQALCQPNTGASASVAPQGLHEILGILTQQALSAIPQDQLLAIGAGATSAFTQQALSAIPQDQLLAIGAAATSAFPPPSDLLTQDRQGSQVQGSGSENAAAEYGRNSELPVLQNTVSQPEENTDNKNENVNLEVERKVMSVEEPLRFAASGGVPSTSGAVNAAVSVSNSEVVSSDCAAHSGLDGKLVN from the exons ATGCTTAGTCACAAGAGTTGGGATTTCCTGAAGATTTTACTGGTGTTTGATATGGTACAAGATCTCTCTAGTTCGAGAGGAGTACTCTTTTTCTTTATTCCTTTG ATTGTACAATCTCCGTATAGAGGTAAAGGTAAAAGGGTTGGCAAACCCTATAGAGGAGGTGGCCAAGGCCATCTTGGTGGTGCACAACCAAAAGGTTTTCAAGGAGCATCACAGATCCAAGGAGGCCCGTCCAAAGTTAAACCTCCATCATCTGTCCCAGGTAATTCAGCTTCTGTCGGGCCACCTCCACGTATGGTTTCGTGCGAAATCTGTAAGGTTGAATGCAACACGCCTGAAGTTCTTGAACAGCATAAGAATGGCAAGAAACATAAAAAGAACCTTAAAGCCTATGAAGAGAGACAGAAACTGAACCAGCGGATGGATGGAGCGCATGGTCACCAGACAACGCCAACGGTTTCTTACCAGCCTGCAGTTGAGGGATCTGGGCAGCTGCCACTGGGGCATTTGCCTTCCGAGACTGTAACTGGAGACGGACAGCTGCAGCCCCAGGAGAAGTTCCCACCTCCCGCTGTTATAGAAGGAGATGGTAGTATAACCGAGAAACAAAAGGTTGAAGAGACAGCTCCTGTGGATCATGTTCAAGGTCAAGGGCGTGGAGTCAAGCGCAGTTTAAGAGGTGGTGGGCGAGGTGGTAAATTGATGAAGTTGCAGAATGGCTCAAGAAAACCTTCTGTGGTACCCCCTAAGCCCCAAAAAATGGTTCCTTTAATATGTGAACTGTGTAATGTAAAGTGTGAATCAGTGGTTGTTTTCCAAAGCCACCTGGCAGGAAAGAAACACCTTTCAAATGTTAAGGACTTCCAAGGCCAACAACAAATGGTTGGACAAGCTGCTCTCCAAGCATTATACCCGGCCTTGCAGGCTCTTTACCCAGCACTTCAGGCATTATGCCAACCGAATACTGGTGCATCAGCTTCTGTCGCTCCTCAAGGTCTTCATGAAATACTGGGGATTTTGACTCAACAAGCCCTTTCTGCTATCCCTCAAGATCAATTATTGGCCATTGGAGCAGGAGCAACTTCGGCGTTTACTCAACAAGCCCTTTCTGCTATCCCTCAAGATCAATTATTAGCTATTGGAGCAGCAGCCACTTCGGCATTTCCTCCACCTTCAGATTTGTTGACTCAGGACCGCCAAGGTTCCCAAGTACAAGGTTCAGGATCAGAGAATGCCGCTGCGGAGTATGGCAGAAATTCTGAACTTCCGGTTCTACAGAATACTGTGTCTCAACCAGAAGAGAACACtgataataaaaatgaaaatgtGAACTTAGAAGTTGAGAGAAAAGTTATGTCTGTTGAAGAACCATTGAGGTTTGCTGCTAGCGGGGGTGTGCCTTCTACATCAGGAGCAGTGAATGCAGCTGTTTCAGTTTCAAACAGTGAAGTAGTGTCATCAGATTGCGCTGCCCATTCTGGATTAGATGGGAAATTGGTTAACTAG
- the LOC132645747 gene encoding uncharacterized protein LOC132645747 isoform X1 produces the protein MDYSAQYHQVASQSTDPSSQIQQAYDPSSSSTYPQYQYNPQQQAPSQSTDPSSQIQPYDPSTYRAPQSTDPSQVQPYDQSTQAAYYAAYHQDYNQQQQYQYSSYYPQDYYSNPYQYQAEPTSIHPPGVPITPVSDPYATQQQRQYSYYPQQQGVNYGEVANVTMPHVSHTPAIVQSPYRGKGKRVGKPYRGGGQGHLGGAQPKGFQGASQIQGGPSKVKPPSSVPGNSASVGPPPRMVSCEICKVECNTPEVLEQHKNGKKHKKNLKAYEERQKLNQRMDGAHGHQTTPTVSYQPAVEGSGQLPLGHLPSETVTGDGQLQPQEKFPPPAVIEGDGSITEKQKVEETAPVDHVQGQGRGVKRSLRGGGRGGKLMKLQNGSRKPSVVPPKPQKMVPLICELCNVKCESVVVFQSHLAGKKHLSNVKDFQGQQQMVGQAALQALYPALQALYPALQALCQPNTGASASVAPQGLHEILGILTQQALSAIPQDQLLAIGAGATSAFTQQALSAIPQDQLLAIGAAATSAFPPPSDLLTQDRQGSQVQGSGSENAAAEYGRNSELPVLQNTVSQPEENTDNKNENVNLEVERKVMSVEEPLRFAASGGVPSTSGAVNAAVSVSNSEVVSSDCAAHSGLDGKLVN, from the exons ATGGATTACTCCGCTCAATACCATCAGGTTGCATCTCAATCCACTGATCCTTCTTCTCAAATCCAACAAGCATATgatccatcatcatcatcaacatatcCTCAATACCAATACAACCCACAACAACAAGCCCCATCTCAATCAACTGACCCTTCTTCTCAAATCCAACCATACGATCCATCAACATATAGGGCACCTCAATCTACAGACCCATCTCAAGTCCAACCATACGATCAATCAACACAGGCTGCTTACTATGCAGCATATCATCAAGattacaatcaacaacaacagtaCCAATACTCATCATACTATCCTCAAGACTATTATTCAAATCCCTATCAATACCAGGCTGAACCCACTTCAATTCACCCACCTGGGGTTCCAATTACACCCGTTTCGGATCCTTATGCCACACAACAGCAACGCCAGTATTCGTATTACCCTCAACAACAAGGAGTTAATTATGGGGAGGTTGCTAATGTAACAATGCCCCATGTTTCCCATACACCTGCG ATTGTACAATCTCCGTATAGAGGTAAAGGTAAAAGGGTTGGCAAACCCTATAGAGGAGGTGGCCAAGGCCATCTTGGTGGTGCACAACCAAAAGGTTTTCAAGGAGCATCACAGATCCAAGGAGGCCCGTCCAAAGTTAAACCTCCATCATCTGTCCCAGGTAATTCAGCTTCTGTCGGGCCACCTCCACGTATGGTTTCGTGCGAAATCTGTAAGGTTGAATGCAACACGCCTGAAGTTCTTGAACAGCATAAGAATGGCAAGAAACATAAAAAGAACCTTAAAGCCTATGAAGAGAGACAGAAACTGAACCAGCGGATGGATGGAGCGCATGGTCACCAGACAACGCCAACGGTTTCTTACCAGCCTGCAGTTGAGGGATCTGGGCAGCTGCCACTGGGGCATTTGCCTTCCGAGACTGTAACTGGAGACGGACAGCTGCAGCCCCAGGAGAAGTTCCCACCTCCCGCTGTTATAGAAGGAGATGGTAGTATAACCGAGAAACAAAAGGTTGAAGAGACAGCTCCTGTGGATCATGTTCAAGGTCAAGGGCGTGGAGTCAAGCGCAGTTTAAGAGGTGGTGGGCGAGGTGGTAAATTGATGAAGTTGCAGAATGGCTCAAGAAAACCTTCTGTGGTACCCCCTAAGCCCCAAAAAATGGTTCCTTTAATATGTGAACTGTGTAATGTAAAGTGTGAATCAGTGGTTGTTTTCCAAAGCCACCTGGCAGGAAAGAAACACCTTTCAAATGTTAAGGACTTCCAAGGCCAACAACAAATGGTTGGACAAGCTGCTCTCCAAGCATTATACCCGGCCTTGCAGGCTCTTTACCCAGCACTTCAGGCATTATGCCAACCGAATACTGGTGCATCAGCTTCTGTCGCTCCTCAAGGTCTTCATGAAATACTGGGGATTTTGACTCAACAAGCCCTTTCTGCTATCCCTCAAGATCAATTATTGGCCATTGGAGCAGGAGCAACTTCGGCGTTTACTCAACAAGCCCTTTCTGCTATCCCTCAAGATCAATTATTAGCTATTGGAGCAGCAGCCACTTCGGCATTTCCTCCACCTTCAGATTTGTTGACTCAGGACCGCCAAGGTTCCCAAGTACAAGGTTCAGGATCAGAGAATGCCGCTGCGGAGTATGGCAGAAATTCTGAACTTCCGGTTCTACAGAATACTGTGTCTCAACCAGAAGAGAACACtgataataaaaatgaaaatgtGAACTTAGAAGTTGAGAGAAAAGTTATGTCTGTTGAAGAACCATTGAGGTTTGCTGCTAGCGGGGGTGTGCCTTCTACATCAGGAGCAGTGAATGCAGCTGTTTCAGTTTCAAACAGTGAAGTAGTGTCATCAGATTGCGCTGCCCATTCTGGATTAGATGGGAAATTGGTTAACTAG
- the LOC132645747 gene encoding uncharacterized protein LOC132645747 isoform X4 codes for MPNVLHTPAIVQSPYRGKGKRVGKPYRGGGQGHLGGAQPKGFQGASQIQGGPSKVKPPSSVPGNSASVGPPPRMVSCEICKVECNTPEVLEQHKNGKKHKKNLKAYEERQKLNQRMDGAHGHQTTPTVSYQPAVEGSGQLPLGHLPSETVTGDGQLQPQEKFPPPAVIEGDGSITEKQKVEETAPVDHVQGQGRGVKRSLRGGGRGGKLMKLQNGSRKPSVVPPKPQKMVPLICELCNVKCESVVVFQSHLAGKKHLSNVKDFQGQQQMVGQAALQALYPALQALYPALQALCQPNTGASASVAPQGLHEILGILTQQALSAIPQDQLLAIGAGATSAFTQQALSAIPQDQLLAIGAAATSAFPPPSDLLTQDRQGSQVQGSGSENAAAEYGRNSELPVLQNTVSQPEENTDNKNENVNLEVERKVMSVEEPLRFAASGGVPSTSGAVNAAVSVSNSEVVSSDCAAHSGLDGKLVN; via the exons ATGCCCAATGTTTTGCACACACCTGCG ATTGTACAATCTCCGTATAGAGGTAAAGGTAAAAGGGTTGGCAAACCCTATAGAGGAGGTGGCCAAGGCCATCTTGGTGGTGCACAACCAAAAGGTTTTCAAGGAGCATCACAGATCCAAGGAGGCCCGTCCAAAGTTAAACCTCCATCATCTGTCCCAGGTAATTCAGCTTCTGTCGGGCCACCTCCACGTATGGTTTCGTGCGAAATCTGTAAGGTTGAATGCAACACGCCTGAAGTTCTTGAACAGCATAAGAATGGCAAGAAACATAAAAAGAACCTTAAAGCCTATGAAGAGAGACAGAAACTGAACCAGCGGATGGATGGAGCGCATGGTCACCAGACAACGCCAACGGTTTCTTACCAGCCTGCAGTTGAGGGATCTGGGCAGCTGCCACTGGGGCATTTGCCTTCCGAGACTGTAACTGGAGACGGACAGCTGCAGCCCCAGGAGAAGTTCCCACCTCCCGCTGTTATAGAAGGAGATGGTAGTATAACCGAGAAACAAAAGGTTGAAGAGACAGCTCCTGTGGATCATGTTCAAGGTCAAGGGCGTGGAGTCAAGCGCAGTTTAAGAGGTGGTGGGCGAGGTGGTAAATTGATGAAGTTGCAGAATGGCTCAAGAAAACCTTCTGTGGTACCCCCTAAGCCCCAAAAAATGGTTCCTTTAATATGTGAACTGTGTAATGTAAAGTGTGAATCAGTGGTTGTTTTCCAAAGCCACCTGGCAGGAAAGAAACACCTTTCAAATGTTAAGGACTTCCAAGGCCAACAACAAATGGTTGGACAAGCTGCTCTCCAAGCATTATACCCGGCCTTGCAGGCTCTTTACCCAGCACTTCAGGCATTATGCCAACCGAATACTGGTGCATCAGCTTCTGTCGCTCCTCAAGGTCTTCATGAAATACTGGGGATTTTGACTCAACAAGCCCTTTCTGCTATCCCTCAAGATCAATTATTGGCCATTGGAGCAGGAGCAACTTCGGCGTTTACTCAACAAGCCCTTTCTGCTATCCCTCAAGATCAATTATTAGCTATTGGAGCAGCAGCCACTTCGGCATTTCCTCCACCTTCAGATTTGTTGACTCAGGACCGCCAAGGTTCCCAAGTACAAGGTTCAGGATCAGAGAATGCCGCTGCGGAGTATGGCAGAAATTCTGAACTTCCGGTTCTACAGAATACTGTGTCTCAACCAGAAGAGAACACtgataataaaaatgaaaatgtGAACTTAGAAGTTGAGAGAAAAGTTATGTCTGTTGAAGAACCATTGAGGTTTGCTGCTAGCGGGGGTGTGCCTTCTACATCAGGAGCAGTGAATGCAGCTGTTTCAGTTTCAAACAGTGAAGTAGTGTCATCAGATTGCGCTGCCCATTCTGGATTAGATGGGAAATTGGTTAACTAG
- the LOC132645747 gene encoding uncharacterized protein LOC132645747 isoform X3 — protein sequence MLSHKSWDFLKILLVFDMIVQSPYRGKGKRVGKPYRGGGQGHLGGAQPKGFQGASQIQGGPSKVKPPSSVPGNSASVGPPPRMVSCEICKVECNTPEVLEQHKNGKKHKKNLKAYEERQKLNQRMDGAHGHQTTPTVSYQPAVEGSGQLPLGHLPSETVTGDGQLQPQEKFPPPAVIEGDGSITEKQKVEETAPVDHVQGQGRGVKRSLRGGGRGGKLMKLQNGSRKPSVVPPKPQKMVPLICELCNVKCESVVVFQSHLAGKKHLSNVKDFQGQQQMVGQAALQALYPALQALYPALQALCQPNTGASASVAPQGLHEILGILTQQALSAIPQDQLLAIGAGATSAFTQQALSAIPQDQLLAIGAAATSAFPPPSDLLTQDRQGSQVQGSGSENAAAEYGRNSELPVLQNTVSQPEENTDNKNENVNLEVERKVMSVEEPLRFAASGGVPSTSGAVNAAVSVSNSEVVSSDCAAHSGLDGKLVN from the exons ATGCTTAGTCACAAGAGTTGGGATTTCCTGAAGATTTTACTGGTGTTTGATATG ATTGTACAATCTCCGTATAGAGGTAAAGGTAAAAGGGTTGGCAAACCCTATAGAGGAGGTGGCCAAGGCCATCTTGGTGGTGCACAACCAAAAGGTTTTCAAGGAGCATCACAGATCCAAGGAGGCCCGTCCAAAGTTAAACCTCCATCATCTGTCCCAGGTAATTCAGCTTCTGTCGGGCCACCTCCACGTATGGTTTCGTGCGAAATCTGTAAGGTTGAATGCAACACGCCTGAAGTTCTTGAACAGCATAAGAATGGCAAGAAACATAAAAAGAACCTTAAAGCCTATGAAGAGAGACAGAAACTGAACCAGCGGATGGATGGAGCGCATGGTCACCAGACAACGCCAACGGTTTCTTACCAGCCTGCAGTTGAGGGATCTGGGCAGCTGCCACTGGGGCATTTGCCTTCCGAGACTGTAACTGGAGACGGACAGCTGCAGCCCCAGGAGAAGTTCCCACCTCCCGCTGTTATAGAAGGAGATGGTAGTATAACCGAGAAACAAAAGGTTGAAGAGACAGCTCCTGTGGATCATGTTCAAGGTCAAGGGCGTGGAGTCAAGCGCAGTTTAAGAGGTGGTGGGCGAGGTGGTAAATTGATGAAGTTGCAGAATGGCTCAAGAAAACCTTCTGTGGTACCCCCTAAGCCCCAAAAAATGGTTCCTTTAATATGTGAACTGTGTAATGTAAAGTGTGAATCAGTGGTTGTTTTCCAAAGCCACCTGGCAGGAAAGAAACACCTTTCAAATGTTAAGGACTTCCAAGGCCAACAACAAATGGTTGGACAAGCTGCTCTCCAAGCATTATACCCGGCCTTGCAGGCTCTTTACCCAGCACTTCAGGCATTATGCCAACCGAATACTGGTGCATCAGCTTCTGTCGCTCCTCAAGGTCTTCATGAAATACTGGGGATTTTGACTCAACAAGCCCTTTCTGCTATCCCTCAAGATCAATTATTGGCCATTGGAGCAGGAGCAACTTCGGCGTTTACTCAACAAGCCCTTTCTGCTATCCCTCAAGATCAATTATTAGCTATTGGAGCAGCAGCCACTTCGGCATTTCCTCCACCTTCAGATTTGTTGACTCAGGACCGCCAAGGTTCCCAAGTACAAGGTTCAGGATCAGAGAATGCCGCTGCGGAGTATGGCAGAAATTCTGAACTTCCGGTTCTACAGAATACTGTGTCTCAACCAGAAGAGAACACtgataataaaaatgaaaatgtGAACTTAGAAGTTGAGAGAAAAGTTATGTCTGTTGAAGAACCATTGAGGTTTGCTGCTAGCGGGGGTGTGCCTTCTACATCAGGAGCAGTGAATGCAGCTGTTTCAGTTTCAAACAGTGAAGTAGTGTCATCAGATTGCGCTGCCCATTCTGGATTAGATGGGAAATTGGTTAACTAG
- the LOC132645749 gene encoding zinc finger protein ZAT9-like — protein MEKHKTCKLCSRKFANGRALGGHMRSHMMNLRTQQQEQEQEKQINQQISDETDSIPSSSWLSEEEKGKILNSCEGAADDSVVVLPDKESETESSKNPTRSKRSKRVRKSRKLNFVKITDYSSLVEPEPVSSISETSPEEDVAHCLMMLSRDKWITKQQVDDYSDEEEDNSEDSGEQVKIITKTKGRGKYICETCNKVFKSYQALGGHRASHKKIKVASVNNNNEVVESGNVVVEEKIHECPVCYRVFSSGQALGGHKRTHVMGVAATNVSVPVAAKIEFSRTGGTSLIDLNLPPPMEDDDEIISQVEVSAISDVEFVNPIKNQV, from the coding sequence ATGGAGAAACACAAGACATGTAAGTTGTGTTCAAGGAAGTTTGCTAATGGAAGAGCTTTAGGTGGGCATATGAGATCTCACATGATGAATTTACGCACACAACaacaagagcaagaacaagagaaacaGATTAATCAGCAAATCAGTGATGAAACAGACTCAATTCCATCATCTTCATGGTTGTCTGAAGAAGAAAAAGgtaaaatcttgaattcttgtgaaggTGCTGCTGATGACTCAGTTGTTGTTCTTCCAGATAAAGAAAGTGAGACTGAATCATCAAAAAATCCAACTCGTTCTAAAAGATCCAAAAGggtaagaaaatcaagaaaactcAATTTTGTGAAGATAACAGACTACTCATCACTGGTTGAACCTGAGCCAGTTAGTTCAATCTCAGAGACTTCACCTGAAGAAGATGTTGCACATTGCTTAATGATGTTATCTAGAGATAAATGGATTACTAAACAACAAGTTGATGACTACTCTGATGAAGAAGAGGATAATTCAGAGGATTCTGGAGAACAAGTTAAAATAATTACAAAGACTAAGGGGAGAGGTAAGTATATATGTGAAACATGTAACAAAGTTTTCAAGTCTTATCAAGCATTAGGGGGACATAGAGCAAGTCACAAGAAGATTAAAGTTGCAAGTGTTAATAATAACAATGAAGTGGTGGAAAGTGGAAATGTAGTAGTTGAAGAGAAGATACATGAATGTCCTGTTTGCTACAGAGTTTTTTCATCAGGACAAGCTTTAGGTGGACATAAAAGAACACATGTTATGGGTGTTGCAGCAACAAATGTTAGTGTTCCTGTTGCTGCAAAAATAGAATTTTCAAGAACTGGTGGAACAAGTTTAATAGATCTTAATCTTCCACCTCCAATGGAAGATGATGATGAAATTATTAGCCAAGTTGAAGTTTCTGCTATTTCTGATGTTGAATTTGTCAACCCCATCAAAAATCAGGTATAA